Proteins encoded together in one Lysinibacillus sp. FSL K6-0232 window:
- a CDS encoding PucR family transcriptional regulator translates to MGTIRKMVEGIQFPMLTLVAGHSGTYRRVTGINVVESLDLMMFCRPNELVVTTGIHIDAYENALEQLVQQAYAKKVAGFIINIGPYIPDIPQAVIAFANKHDFPIFQMPWHYRIADLLKTTFQFIASHHQELSVEEKVLFHLLFQDKHNAHSIKEQLAQLGFPQGRELAIITCTTIDTQAAIDRYEVMIQFAFQNRYKHFLKLKHKNHLIFLIDKAQINTPNIPFSKIVEDIYHKIMLKNGAVDLMIGKGNFYKELEHIRTSYEESLAVIHLAQLHNNRYLYKYKEIGVYKIIMAIQNQTLMKAFSQDILGQLYRYDELHNTDYVSFLRIFLEENGSTSRISERQFIHRNTVLYKIKKIEMLLDMDLSNPFTKTNLYIAFLIEDVLTHQ, encoded by the coding sequence ATGGGGACGATTCGTAAAATGGTAGAGGGCATTCAATTCCCGATGCTAACATTAGTCGCTGGACATAGTGGTACGTATCGACGCGTGACAGGTATTAATGTTGTAGAAAGCCTTGATTTAATGATGTTTTGCAGACCTAATGAATTAGTTGTCACAACGGGCATTCATATAGATGCATATGAAAATGCTCTAGAACAGCTTGTACAGCAAGCCTACGCCAAAAAGGTAGCTGGCTTTATCATTAACATAGGTCCATATATTCCTGATATTCCACAGGCTGTTATCGCTTTTGCCAATAAGCATGATTTCCCTATTTTTCAAATGCCATGGCATTATCGTATTGCCGACCTATTAAAAACAACCTTTCAATTTATTGCTAGCCACCATCAAGAGCTGTCCGTTGAGGAGAAGGTGCTATTCCATCTACTTTTTCAGGACAAGCATAACGCTCATTCGATCAAAGAGCAATTAGCACAGCTAGGATTTCCGCAAGGCAGAGAATTGGCGATTATTACGTGTACAACCATTGATACACAAGCAGCCATTGACCGCTATGAAGTGATGATTCAATTCGCTTTTCAAAATCGCTATAAGCACTTCCTAAAATTAAAGCATAAAAATCACCTTATTTTTTTAATTGATAAAGCACAAATCAATACACCAAATATTCCATTCTCAAAAATTGTTGAAGATATTTATCACAAAATTATGTTAAAAAATGGTGCTGTCGATCTAATGATTGGTAAAGGTAATTTCTATAAAGAGCTTGAGCATATTCGCACAAGCTATGAGGAGTCATTAGCGGTTATCCATTTAGCACAGCTTCACAACAATCGGTATTTATATAAATACAAGGAAATAGGTGTCTATAAAATTATTATGGCGATACAAAATCAAACGCTAATGAAGGCCTTTAGTCAGGATATTTTAGGGCAGCTTTATCGTTATGATGAATTGCACAATACCGATTATGTGTCCTTTTTGCGGATATTCCTTGAGGAAAATGGCAGCACAAGCAGAATTAGTGAGCGTCAGTTTATTCATCGTAATACAGTGCTTTATAAAATCAAAAAAATTGAAATGCTTTTAGATATGGATTTAAGTAATCCATTTACAAAAACCAATTTATATATTGCCTTTTTAATTGAGGATGTCTTAACACATCAATAA
- a CDS encoding Zn-dependent hydrolase produces the protein MYKCNSRRLQELIEQFSRFGATDNGGVTRLSLSNEDILARNYFCECCEALGMNIQIDDMGNIYATLPGKKNVPPIVMGSHLDSVEKGGRFDGVLGVLTAIEAIRTIKENGIDIEIPLTIVNFTNEEGARFDPAMMSSGVITSKFAKEKMLQSTDKNGISFQEALQASGYQGKKEHRLKEALAYLELHIEQGPILEAQQCEIGVVEGVLGMVCYELTITGQSNHAGTTPMSMRKDPMIVASTIITELHEQLGNIDEQLVYTFGRMHVTPNIHTVIPNKVTFTIDSRHQKPEVMQQVEDILLALPEMAAGCSIQPVKLWGRETVYFDTTICHEVEQACQRFGYTAHRMFSGAGHDAQYMASIVPSAMIFVPSIQGKSHCEEEATTFEDCVKGADILLETVLTLQTKFSMGETYTLH, from the coding sequence ATGTATAAATGTAATAGTAGACGATTGCAAGAGTTAATCGAACAATTTAGTCGGTTTGGAGCCACTGATAATGGAGGCGTTACACGTTTATCTCTTTCGAATGAGGATATATTAGCGAGAAACTATTTTTGTGAGTGTTGTGAGGCATTGGGGATGAATATTCAAATAGATGATATGGGGAATATTTATGCCACATTGCCCGGCAAAAAGAATGTACCCCCAATTGTGATGGGTTCCCATTTAGACTCGGTTGAAAAGGGTGGAAGATTCGATGGCGTATTAGGTGTATTAACAGCAATCGAAGCGATTCGAACAATTAAAGAAAATGGTATTGATATAGAGATACCTCTTACAATCGTCAATTTTACAAATGAGGAAGGGGCACGCTTTGACCCAGCCATGATGAGTTCAGGGGTGATTACCTCGAAGTTTGCTAAAGAGAAAATGCTGCAATCTACAGATAAAAATGGCATTAGCTTTCAAGAGGCATTACAGGCAAGTGGCTATCAAGGGAAAAAGGAGCATCGTTTAAAAGAAGCACTTGCCTATCTTGAACTGCATATTGAGCAAGGTCCTATATTGGAGGCACAGCAATGTGAAATTGGTGTTGTGGAGGGTGTGCTTGGCATGGTTTGCTATGAGCTAACGATTACGGGGCAATCGAATCATGCGGGAACAACACCGATGTCAATGCGCAAGGATCCTATGATTGTAGCGTCAACGATCATAACGGAGTTACATGAGCAGCTAGGGAACATTGATGAACAGCTTGTCTATACATTTGGTCGTATGCATGTTACACCAAATATTCATACAGTTATTCCAAATAAGGTAACGTTTACGATTGATTCACGTCATCAAAAGCCAGAGGTGATGCAGCAGGTTGAGGATATTTTGCTAGCACTGCCAGAAATGGCGGCGGGCTGTTCTATTCAGCCAGTCAAGCTATGGGGCAGAGAAACGGTGTACTTTGATACCACGATTTGTCATGAAGTAGAGCAAGCCTGTCAGCGCTTTGGGTATACTGCGCATCGTATGTTTAGTGGTGCAGGACATGATGCACAGTATATGGCAAGCATTGTTCCTTCAGCGATGATTTTTGTGCCTAGTATACAAGGTAAAAGTCATTGTGAGGAAGAAGCAACAACCTTTGAGGATTGTGTAAAGGGCGCGGATATTTTATTAGAAACGGTATTAACGCTACAGACGAAATTTAGTATGGGCGAAACATATACATTGCATTAA
- the hydA gene encoding dihydropyrimidinase encodes MKKIIKGGRVATAADVFEADILIENGKIAQIGQSLEAAGAEVIDATGKLVLPGGIDPHTHLDMPFNNTVTDDDWKSGTIAAAFGGTTTILDFCLTAGEEKLATAVAKWHNKAKGKSAIDYGFHLMIGDLTPETTAELPKILEQEGITSIKVFMAYAKEFQATDRTLFKAFKIAKNLGAVVMVHCENGSVIDELVEEARSAGQKEPIYHALTRPAELEGEATKRAIELAHIAGAKLYVVHVTCKEAVDEIIAAREKGYDVYGETCPPYLTLDQSALAQPGFEGAKYVWSPPLRPKYHQEHLWHALKAKQLQTIGSDQCSFSFKGKKQLGLNDFSKIPNGGPFIEDRFSILYSEGVAKGRISIHEFVDMIATSAAKIFGLFPQKGTIAIGSDADIVIFDPEAKRQISAKTHHMNVDYNPYEGWEVTGEPVSVLVRGEYVIKNKEFVGVLGSGQYIKRPLQAVTKEAVEI; translated from the coding sequence ATGAAAAAAATCATTAAAGGTGGACGAGTAGCAACGGCTGCGGATGTTTTTGAGGCAGATATTTTAATTGAGAACGGAAAAATCGCGCAAATTGGGCAAAGCTTAGAGGCTGCTGGTGCGGAAGTAATTGATGCCACTGGTAAGCTTGTACTACCAGGGGGAATTGATCCGCATACACATTTAGATATGCCATTTAATAATACGGTAACAGATGATGACTGGAAATCTGGCACGATTGCAGCAGCATTTGGTGGCACAACGACGATTTTGGATTTTTGTTTAACAGCAGGAGAGGAAAAGCTAGCAACAGCCGTAGCCAAATGGCATAACAAGGCAAAAGGGAAATCTGCTATTGACTATGGGTTCCATTTAATGATTGGTGATTTAACACCAGAAACCACAGCCGAATTACCTAAAATTTTAGAGCAGGAGGGGATTACCTCCATCAAAGTCTTTATGGCATATGCAAAGGAATTTCAAGCGACAGATCGTACATTATTTAAAGCCTTTAAAATTGCCAAGAACCTTGGGGCAGTAGTGATGGTGCATTGTGAGAATGGCTCTGTGATTGATGAGCTTGTGGAAGAAGCGAGAAGCGCTGGTCAGAAGGAGCCAATTTATCATGCATTGACACGTCCAGCAGAGCTTGAGGGTGAGGCAACAAAGCGTGCTATTGAATTAGCGCATATCGCAGGTGCGAAGCTTTATGTCGTGCATGTTACATGCAAGGAAGCAGTGGATGAAATTATTGCTGCGCGTGAAAAGGGCTATGATGTTTATGGTGAAACATGTCCACCATATTTAACGCTTGATCAATCTGCTTTAGCACAGCCGGGCTTTGAGGGTGCAAAATATGTTTGGTCACCACCGCTGCGTCCGAAATACCATCAGGAGCATTTATGGCATGCATTAAAGGCAAAGCAGCTACAGACAATTGGCTCTGACCAATGCTCCTTTAGCTTTAAGGGTAAAAAGCAGCTAGGCTTAAATGACTTCTCGAAAATACCAAATGGCGGACCATTCATTGAAGACCGCTTCAGTATTTTATATTCCGAGGGTGTAGCAAAAGGTAGAATTTCCATCCATGAATTTGTTGATATGATTGCTACGAGTGCCGCAAAAATATTTGGCTTATTCCCGCAAAAGGGAACAATTGCTATTGGCTCTGATGCGGATATTGTTATTTTTGATCCTGAGGCAAAGCGCCAAATTTCTGCTAAAACACATCATATGAATGTTGATTATAACCCATATGAAGGCTGGGAGGTGACGGGTGAACCTGTTAGTGTACTTGTTCGAGGAGAATATGTTATTAAAAACAAGGAATTTGTAGGCGTACTTGGTAGCGGGCAATATATTAAACGTCCATTACAGGCAGTCACGAAGGAAGCAGTGGAGATTTAA
- a CDS encoding NAD(P)-dependent oxidoreductase, which translates to MAPIQENTMTMQLKRNFVEITKKMTKSEAIEEANRCLYCYDAPCIQACPTSIQIPNFIKKIASGNMKGSATTILEANPIGASCARVCPTEELCEGACVLHAATKPIRIGELQRYATDWAMETNAQLFKAGQSNGQKVAIIGAGPAGLSAARELSRLGYQVTIYEAEAKAGGLGSYGIVAFRLPNEVVDWEVAQIEQLGVTIQTNTTVGVDITADDILAQYDSVILAVGMGAVPNLGIEGEDLQGVHDAIAFVRATKIGTLTNDLAGKRVAVIGAGNTAIDGATCAVRLGADNVQILYRRTQKEMTAYKFEYEFAKQDGVEFKWLTAPKKILGNKDGQVTGIECVKMQLGEAGPDGRQRPEEIKGSNFVIEVDAVIKAIGQTRFVSLIEAFGLAHTNGVVDIDETTMQTSNDKVFACGDVVFGNGQGEAMVVTAVQQGKDAAYKIHERLRKPSEIA; encoded by the coding sequence ATGGCTCCGATTCAAGAAAATACGATGACCATGCAGTTGAAGCGTAATTTTGTGGAAATTACCAAGAAAATGACAAAGAGTGAAGCGATTGAGGAAGCCAATCGTTGTCTATATTGCTATGATGCACCTTGTATTCAAGCTTGTCCAACAAGTATTCAAATTCCAAATTTCATAAAAAAAATTGCATCTGGTAATATGAAGGGCTCTGCCACGACTATATTAGAAGCAAACCCTATTGGTGCAAGCTGTGCAAGGGTTTGTCCAACAGAGGAACTATGTGAAGGGGCGTGTGTCTTACATGCTGCAACAAAGCCGATTCGAATTGGCGAGTTACAGCGCTATGCAACAGATTGGGCAATGGAAACAAATGCACAGCTATTTAAGGCTGGGCAAAGCAATGGACAGAAGGTAGCTATTATTGGTGCGGGCCCTGCTGGTTTATCAGCAGCGCGTGAGCTAAGTCGATTAGGCTATCAAGTAACGATTTATGAGGCCGAGGCAAAGGCTGGAGGCTTAGGCAGCTATGGTATTGTCGCATTCCGATTACCAAATGAAGTGGTCGATTGGGAAGTGGCACAAATTGAACAGCTTGGTGTGACGATTCAAACCAATACAACAGTTGGTGTGGATATTACCGCAGATGATATTTTAGCGCAGTACGATAGCGTTATTTTAGCAGTTGGGATGGGGGCAGTACCTAACTTAGGTATTGAAGGTGAGGATTTACAGGGTGTACATGATGCGATTGCATTTGTGCGAGCAACAAAGATAGGAACGCTTACAAATGATCTTGCTGGCAAGCGTGTAGCGGTGATTGGTGCTGGTAATACAGCAATTGATGGTGCAACATGTGCAGTACGTCTAGGGGCAGATAATGTCCAAATTTTATATCGAAGAACACAAAAAGAAATGACAGCGTATAAATTTGAATATGAATTTGCTAAGCAGGATGGGGTGGAATTTAAGTGGTTAACAGCACCAAAGAAAATACTTGGCAATAAAGACGGGCAAGTGACAGGGATTGAATGTGTCAAAATGCAGCTTGGTGAGGCTGGCCCTGATGGACGTCAAAGACCAGAGGAGATAAAGGGTTCTAATTTTGTGATTGAAGTGGATGCCGTTATTAAAGCGATTGGGCAAACGCGCTTTGTTTCGCTAATTGAAGCATTTGGTTTGGCACATACCAATGGGGTTGTTGATATTGATGAAACAACAATGCAAACATCTAATGACAAAGTGTTTGCCTGTGGAGATGTTGTCTTTGGCAATGGACAGGGTGAAGCGATGGTGGTGACCGCTGTACAGCAAGGAAAAGATGCAGCATACAAGATTCATGAACGTTTAAGAAAACCAAGTGAGATTGCATAA